One Thermodesulfobacteriota bacterium genomic region harbors:
- the rbfA gene encoding 30S ribosome-binding factor RbfA, whose protein sequence is MKYRKFRIQDLLREEISVIIQRELRDPGLGLVTIIDVEMSEDLRQAKVYYSVYGSESDWQKTKEALDRSKGYIKFLLGKRIRIKYMPDLAFLPDRSYERVLRIGAILSKNKDAAKD, encoded by the coding sequence ATGAAATATAGAAAGTTCAGGATCCAAGATCTTTTGCGCGAAGAGATTTCGGTCATAATCCAAAGGGAACTTCGAGATCCTGGTTTGGGGTTGGTGACTATAATCGATGTGGAAATGTCTGAAGATTTGAGACAGGCTAAGGTCTACTACAGTGTTTACGGGTCCGAAAGTGACTGGCAGAAGACGAAAGAGGCCCTGGACAGATCGAAGGGATACATAAAGTTTTTGCTTGGAAAAAGGATAAGGATAAAGTATATGCCTGATCTGGCCTTCTTACCTGACAGATCCTACGAGAGAGTGTTAAGGATCGGTGCCATATTGAGTAAAAATAAAGATGCCGCAAAAGATTAA
- a CDS encoding DUF503 domain-containing protein produces MFVGISSVEIFLPDNHSLKDKRQAIKKIVEKARSRFNISIIEVNKSNLWQKACVGFSVVGENVDQINRIIEDVHSFIESLYIGKVIDTRTEIIKMGNEI; encoded by the coding sequence ATGTTCGTCGGAATATCCAGCGTAGAGATATTCCTTCCGGATAACCATTCCTTGAAAGACAAGAGGCAGGCGATAAAAAAGATAGTCGAAAAGGCCCGCTCCAGATTTAACATTTCCATAATTGAGGTAAACAAATCGAACTTATGGCAAAAGGCTTGCGTTGGCTTCTCAGTTGTGGGAGAGAACGTAGATCAGATAAACAGGATCATCGAGGATGTACACAGTTTCATAGAGAGTCTGTATATAGGAAAAGTAATAGATACGAGAACCGAGATAATTAAGATGGGAAATGAAATATAG
- the rpsO gene encoding 30S ribosomal protein S15: MPLDKERKREIIESFRLHETDTGSPEVQIALLTERIRLLTEHFKRFPKDHNSRRGLLMLIGQRRSLLNYLKNKNLERYRKLIEKLGLRK, translated from the coding sequence ATGCCCTTAGACAAAGAGAGAAAGAGAGAGATTATCGAAAGTTTCAGGCTCCATGAGACCGACACTGGTTCTCCCGAAGTACAGATTGCTCTATTGACTGAAAGGATAAGATTACTTACTGAACATTTCAAAAGGTTCCCGAAAGATCACAATTCTAGAAGGGGGCTCCTCATGCTTATCGGTCAAAGGAGGAGCTTGCTAAATTATCTGAAAAACAAAAATTTGGAAAGGTACAGAAAGTTAATTGAAAAATTAGGTTTGAGGAAATAG
- the truB gene encoding tRNA pseudouridine(55) synthase TruB codes for MNGFLIIDKSSGMTSFDVIRRLKRIAKFKKIGYVGTLDKNATGILPVAINEGVKLIPYIEDMEKRYIARILLGVVTNTYDVQGKVLSRTEPPKFDQKFIEETLQKFRGRIRQRIPPFSSKKVGRKPLYKLARKGIQVEPMFKDVEIYDIKLTSYEHPYIDIELSCSKGTYVRSLANDLGEMLGCGATLYSLKRTRHGEFGEELAVKVEDIKTVEDIEKNLIPCEKALSASKEVIIEKPLERFLRHGMPIPIFGNAKDFKEGELTKILNKEGKMMAIGIADPSSKIIKVKRLMNVWEV; via the coding sequence ATGAACGGGTTTTTGATAATCGACAAGTCTAGTGGGATGACATCCTTTGATGTTATAAGGAGGCTTAAAAGGATCGCCAAGTTTAAAAAAATAGGGTACGTGGGCACCCTTGACAAGAACGCAACCGGGATTCTTCCTGTTGCTATAAACGAGGGTGTGAAACTTATTCCTTACATCGAAGACATGGAGAAACGTTATATAGCCCGAATCCTTTTGGGGGTTGTAACAAATACTTACGATGTCCAGGGGAAGGTGCTAAGTAGAACCGAGCCTCCCAAATTCGATCAAAAGTTTATAGAAGAGACTCTTCAAAAATTTCGGGGAAGGATAAGACAGAGGATCCCTCCATTTTCGTCAAAAAAAGTTGGTAGAAAACCGCTTTACAAACTGGCTAGAAAGGGTATCCAGGTAGAACCGATGTTTAAAGATGTTGAGATATATGATATAAAATTAACAAGTTACGAACACCCTTATATTGACATCGAACTTTCCTGTTCAAAGGGGACCTATGTGAGAAGCTTGGCAAACGATTTAGGAGAGATGTTAGGTTGTGGTGCTACTTTATATTCCCTTAAAAGGACAAGACACGGCGAATTTGGGGAGGAACTGGCGGTAAAGGTGGAAGACATAAAAACGGTAGAGGACATAGAAAAGAACCTAATACCGTGTGAAAAGGCTTTAAGTGCCAGTAAAGAAGTGATCATAGAGAAGCCGCTTGAAAGGTTTTTAAGACATGGCATGCCCATTCCTATTTTTGGCAACGCTAAAGATTTTAAGGAGGGCGAACTGACTAAAATACTAAACAAGGAAGGAAAAATGATGGCCATCGGAATTGCCGATCCTTCCTCGAAGATTATAAAGGTAAAAAGGCTCATGAACGTGTGGGAGGTATGA
- a CDS encoding bifunctional oligoribonuclease/PAP phosphatase NrnA, whose translation MPQKIKKILKKNESFLLCTHVDPDGDALGSLFATYFWLRQMGKSVRVYLEDRIPYRYAFLPRPESLEVQIRDLNFDAVFVLDCGDISRLGKSYELISRHTLIINIDHHETNRRFGKINYVRPNASSTAEIIFNIFSSLGTKITWEIAINIYTAIFTDTGSFRFPNTNAKAFQICGKLVRYGISPAYVAEMVYENHPKERFLLLSEVLRTLEVSEGGKVGIALITSDMYRRANASYEHSDGFVEYIKELRDVKLAIVIRELENGKCKVSMRSKDDLDVARICQTFGGGGHKNAAGCVLEGRPDKVKEIIKETVLKKV comes from the coding sequence ATGCCGCAAAAGATTAAAAAGATTTTAAAAAAAAACGAGAGTTTTCTCCTTTGCACTCACGTTGATCCAGACGGTGACGCTTTAGGTTCACTCTTTGCCACGTATTTTTGGTTAAGGCAGATGGGAAAATCGGTGCGGGTCTACCTTGAAGATCGGATACCTTACAGATATGCCTTCCTTCCTCGCCCAGAGAGTTTGGAAGTTCAAATAAGGGACTTAAATTTTGATGCTGTGTTTGTGTTAGACTGCGGGGATATAAGTAGACTGGGAAAAAGCTATGAATTAATATCCAGACACACTCTTATAATCAACATTGATCACCACGAAACGAACCGCCGTTTCGGAAAGATAAACTATGTCCGCCCTAATGCATCTTCAACAGCCGAGATAATTTTCAATATATTCAGCTCATTAGGTACAAAAATAACTTGGGAGATAGCCATAAACATCTACACGGCCATCTTCACAGATACGGGTTCTTTCAGATTTCCAAACACTAACGCCAAAGCGTTTCAGATATGTGGAAAACTGGTGAGATATGGCATCTCTCCAGCATATGTTGCCGAGATGGTTTACGAAAATCACCCCAAAGAACGGTTTCTGCTTCTTTCAGAAGTACTAAGAACCCTGGAAGTGTCAGAGGGCGGAAAAGTGGGTATAGCTCTTATAACTTCTGACATGTACCGTAGGGCCAATGCCTCCTATGAACATTCGGATGGGTTCGTGGAGTACATAAAGGAGTTGAGAGATGTCAAGCTTGCCATAGTCATAAGAGAACTTGAGAACGGGAAATGTAAGGTGAGTATGAGATCAAAAGACGACTTAGACGTTGCCCGTATATGCCAAACGTTTGGGGGAGGCGGACATAAAAATGCGGCAGGATGTGTTTTGGAGGGTAGACCTGATAAGGTAAAAGAGATTATAAAGGAGACTGTGCTTAAAAAAGTATGA
- the infB gene encoding translation initiation factor IF-2 has translation MTKIKLTTLKDKSSDDELLLRLKTMGVKIKDKAEEEQKDEQRTEERKEEPAFIEKRLTSTIIRRRIATPQREEEKPLQAEKETVPPKEETQTKIAERVRLIEEQRTEIEEVKRPEPSAAEEIPKKEEEKIPETRQKVRIEPISEPKPEIKVKEKEEELRLEIVKPEAPPQRVPTVEVQIEGKSIAEFSFDRPKGDFELIGEEKEKEITRVLEEAYGKDLDVDFTYVEEEEDERKRRKVEKLLRRFEELEIEEERLKKKILPKRKVLVQEEIQPRKKQKVFEFPVQKGKKEKRVEKEEEKKPEPVKQVKKTVKIGDEIQVGELAKRMGIKVQELIGKLLSLGVIATINQKIDFDTAYLVAQEFGCELEKELSIEEEFFAKEEEMQDRPEDLKPRPPVVTIMGHVDHGKTLLLDTIRHTNVAEKEAGGITQHIGAYMVNVDGKDIIFLDTPGHEAFTAMRARGAQVTDIVVLVVAADDGVMPQTIEAINHAKAASCPIVVAINKIDKPNANPEKVMKDLAELGLVPEEWGGNTLYAKISAKKKIGIKELLELIILQAEMLELKANPNKPARGVIIESKMDKGHGPVGTVIIQEGTLKVHDPFIAGTVFGRVRAMFDDKGQRLDVATPSMPVLVTGFSEVPQAGDKFIVTSEEKYAKELSKFRLEKLKEKEFSSVKRASLEDLYVKASESEKVTLNVIIKSDTRGTADAICEALKRVGNEKVEVNILHSGVGAITETDVNLAMASGAIILGFNTKPVHKAKELAERENIEVRTYSVIYDLIDDVKKALEGRLKPKIVDVYIGKAEVRKIFHISKVGTVAGCFVSEGKVLRSANVKLIRNGEEIFSGKVKSLKRFKDDVKEVAQGYECGIALDGTDDIQEGDILQFYVQEKEAQRIEG, from the coding sequence ATGACGAAGATAAAGCTCACAACGCTCAAGGATAAATCCTCCGACGACGAACTTCTGCTCAGACTTAAAACGATGGGTGTTAAGATAAAGGATAAGGCTGAAGAAGAGCAGAAGGATGAGCAAAGAACGGAGGAAAGAAAGGAAGAACCGGCCTTTATCGAAAAAAGACTAACATCAACGATAATAAGGAGACGAATAGCTACACCACAGAGGGAGGAAGAAAAACCTCTCCAAGCTGAAAAGGAAACTGTTCCGCCGAAAGAGGAAACTCAGACGAAAATCGCAGAAAGAGTGAGACTAATAGAGGAACAGAGAACTGAAATCGAAGAAGTAAAAAGACCGGAGCCTTCCGCGGCAGAAGAGATTCCGAAAAAGGAAGAAGAAAAAATTCCTGAAACGAGACAGAAGGTAAGGATAGAGCCTATCTCTGAACCAAAACCGGAAATAAAGGTAAAAGAGAAGGAAGAGGAACTGAGGTTAGAAATTGTAAAGCCGGAGGCACCTCCACAAAGAGTTCCAACTGTGGAAGTCCAGATCGAGGGAAAATCCATAGCTGAGTTTTCCTTTGATAGACCAAAGGGAGACTTTGAACTTATAGGAGAGGAGAAAGAGAAAGAAATCACAAGGGTTTTGGAAGAAGCTTATGGGAAAGACTTGGACGTTGACTTCACTTACGTGGAGGAAGAGGAGGACGAGAGAAAGAGGAGAAAAGTTGAAAAGCTTCTTCGGAGATTTGAGGAACTGGAGATAGAAGAAGAAAGGCTAAAAAAGAAAATTTTGCCCAAAAGGAAAGTGCTTGTTCAAGAGGAGATCCAGCCGAGAAAGAAACAGAAAGTCTTTGAATTTCCTGTGCAGAAGGGCAAAAAGGAAAAGAGAGTTGAGAAGGAGGAAGAAAAAAAACCAGAACCCGTAAAGCAGGTAAAAAAGACGGTAAAAATCGGAGACGAGATACAGGTCGGAGAACTTGCGAAGAGGATGGGGATAAAAGTCCAGGAACTTATAGGTAAGCTTCTATCTTTAGGGGTTATTGCCACTATCAACCAAAAGATCGATTTTGACACCGCTTATCTCGTGGCGCAGGAATTTGGGTGTGAGCTCGAAAAGGAGCTCTCGATAGAAGAAGAGTTTTTCGCAAAAGAAGAGGAGATGCAGGATAGACCTGAGGACCTAAAGCCTAGACCTCCTGTTGTCACGATCATGGGTCACGTTGATCACGGAAAAACTCTTTTGTTAGACACCATAAGGCACACAAATGTGGCTGAGAAGGAGGCGGGAGGAATAACTCAGCATATAGGCGCGTACATGGTGAATGTGGACGGTAAAGACATAATCTTCCTGGACACTCCTGGACACGAGGCTTTCACGGCAATGAGGGCTAGAGGGGCACAGGTGACAGACATAGTCGTGCTTGTGGTTGCGGCAGATGATGGTGTTATGCCGCAGACGATTGAAGCCATAAACCACGCAAAAGCCGCATCTTGCCCTATAGTCGTGGCCATAAACAAAATAGATAAACCTAATGCAAACCCAGAAAAGGTCATGAAAGACTTGGCTGAGCTTGGGCTTGTACCTGAGGAATGGGGAGGAAACACTCTCTACGCAAAAATATCGGCAAAGAAAAAGATAGGGATAAAAGAGCTCCTAGAATTGATAATCCTTCAAGCTGAGATGCTTGAACTCAAGGCTAATCCGAATAAGCCGGCAAGAGGCGTGATCATAGAATCTAAAATGGATAAAGGGCATGGACCCGTAGGTACAGTCATAATCCAGGAAGGGACTTTAAAGGTCCATGATCCTTTCATAGCAGGAACAGTTTTTGGAAGGGTCCGAGCCATGTTTGACGATAAGGGGCAGAGACTGGACGTAGCCACCCCTTCAATGCCGGTACTTGTTACTGGGTTTTCGGAAGTTCCACAGGCCGGCGACAAGTTCATCGTGACAAGTGAGGAAAAGTACGCAAAGGAGTTGTCTAAGTTTAGATTGGAAAAATTAAAAGAAAAAGAGTTTTCCTCAGTAAAGAGAGCTAGCCTTGAGGACCTCTACGTAAAAGCCTCTGAGTCGGAAAAGGTAACACTAAATGTGATAATAAAGAGCGACACAAGAGGCACGGCAGATGCAATATGTGAGGCCCTGAAAAGAGTTGGGAATGAGAAGGTCGAAGTTAACATACTCCATAGCGGGGTGGGAGCAATCACGGAAACCGATGTTAATTTGGCCATGGCATCGGGTGCAATAATACTTGGGTTTAACACAAAGCCTGTACATAAAGCAAAGGAGCTTGCCGAAAGGGAAAACATAGAGGTCAGAACTTATTCGGTTATATATGACCTAATAGATGACGTCAAAAAGGCTTTGGAAGGGAGACTCAAGCCAAAGATCGTGGATGTGTATATTGGAAAAGCGGAAGTGAGGAAGATCTTCCATATCTCAAAAGTCGGTACGGTCGCAGGCTGTTTTGTTTCAGAAGGGAAGGTTTTGAGGAGTGCAAATGTGAAACTCATAAGGAATGGGGAGGAGATTTTTAGCGGAAAAGTGAAGTCTTTAAAAAGGTTTAAAGACGACGTAAAAGAAGTGGCTCAGGGATACGAATGCGGTATAGCGCTTGATGGAACAGACGATATCCAAGAGGGGGACATCCTTCAGTTTTACGTACAAGAAAAAGAAGCACAGAGAATTGAGGGGTAA